In Spirosoma pollinicola, the genomic window AGGCGGGAAAGCGGCAGGACTTCATTTATGATATACTGCTCATACTGGTTATGCCTCCGAATACGATCGGCCGGGTGAGCGGAGAAATTGTATACGCTTTCACAATCGATACTGTCAACACAGTATAGTTGCAACCAGCCATTGTCAATTTTTTCGGCTACTGCATCGACCAGACCCAGCGTTTCATACTCATAAAAACGACCACGCCGGGTTGGAAATACCAACATCCGTGCGCCAGCATGGCCATAAATGAGCAACTCCATATCCCGGTTTAGATTCGGACTAAACCATTTATGATATTCCCGGTGCATAACGTTGCATTAAGTACCCGTGAATTTGCGACGTTTGTGGAGAACGACAACGCCACTCGAATAAACAAATCGTTAAGAAATCCGGGCTTGCTGCTGTAATGCCTCTTTCCACACCCGATAACCAGCCGGACTCAGGTGAAGACCGTCGTTTTCGAAGAACTCCCGGCGGGGTCTACCATCGGCGGCTAGCAAAGGGGTTGTCATATCGACATACAAACTGCCCGGCATCTTCTCCAACTCGGCACGAATTAATTTGTTTGTGGCCTGTATCTCCTTGGCGATATTCCAGCGTGAAAGGCTAATCTTGATGGATAAATATGTTAGCGGAACGCCGGGCAACAGTTTACTCAGTTTTTCGGCGAAGGCGCAAAAAAACAGGTAGACTTCTTCAGGATGTCGGCCATCGCCGAGATCATTGTCGCCCGCGTAAAAAATGAGGGACTGGGGCGCTACAGGAACAATTAAGCGCTCAAAAAACCAGGCACATGCCGCCAGCGTTGAGCCGCCAAAGCCTAAATTGAGGGGATTACTTTGCGGGAAATCCTGCGCCAGTGTTGACCATAAACGAATGGACGAACTACCATAAAAAACAACTCTGTTTGCTACCGGGGTCGTGGCGGCTAGTTTACGTTCTACTTCTTGAATGTCGGCTTCGTACCAAACCATACTTAATTATTTAACCGGCTGGCTGCTAGTTCTTAACGAGTTGGTAGCCGATACCACGTCAGCCGAAGCTGCACTCGCCATCCACTTACGGATAATACCCGTCAATGGTCGAAATTCAATTAAAAAACCATCATGTCCATACAGCGAATCAATCTCTTCGTAGATGGCATTAGGAATGTGTCGGGCCAGGAACTGCTGCTCAGAAGGGGGAAACAGCAAATCCGAGCGAATTCCAACTACTAACGTCCGGGCTTTAACTTGGTTCAGTGCGTTCAGAATACTGCCCCGGTTTCGGCCCACGTTATGCGAATCCATCACCTTCGATAGCACCCAGTAGGTAAATGCATTGAAGCGCTCGGCAAGTTTTTCGCCCTGATATCGCTGATAGCCCGCCGATTTATAGCCATCCAGTTGCTCGTTGTTGTCAAGCGCCTGCGTAAACCCATACGTATCGTAGTTCCGGTACGAAATCATGGCCATCGCTCTGGCAGCTTTCATCCCGGCAAGGCCCGCATCATCGCGCTGTTCGGCCCAGGTTGGGTCGGCTTCAATGGCCATACGCTGTGCTTCGTTGAACGCGATGCACCAGGGCGACGCAATGGCGCTGGTCGCAATGATAACCATATTTTCGATCAAACCGGGTTGGAAAATGGCCCATTCAAGCGCCTGCTCCCCCCCTACCGACCCACCGATACAGGTATTGATTCTGTCGATATTTAACTCCTGCCGAAGTAAATCCAGAGCCGCTACCATATCCCGAATAGTAATCATCGGGAAGTCGTGATGAAACGGTTTGCCTGTTGATGGATTTACCGATAGTGGCCCTGTAGAGCCATAACAAGACCCGATCACGTTGGCGCAGATCACGAATCTGTTTTCCGGATCATAGTATTTACCCGGCCCAACCATACCACCCCACCAGTCGCCGGCATCGGCATTTCCGGTCAGGGCATGACATACCCAAACAACGTTTGATTGGTCGCTGTTAAGTGTACCGCGTGTGGTATAGGCCAGCCTGAAACCGGGCAGGCTTTCCCCCGATTCGAGCGGAAACGAATATTTGTAATCGAAGTAGTTAAGATCCAATCGGAAAAAGTTTACGGTTCACGGTTTACGGTTTGTGGTATGCCATCATCGGCAAAACCCATAAACCGTAAACCGTAAACCAAACCTAAAACTATGCTACTACCGGCTCGGCAATACTGGCAAACGCCTGCTCGAAGTCAGCTTTAATATCGTCGATGTGTTCGGTACCCGCCGAAATACGCAGGACGCCTACCGCAACACCGGCACTGGCCTGTTCCAGTTCACTCAGTTGCTGGTGGGTAGTGGCCGCCGGGTGGATAATTAATGTTTTAGAATCACCCACGTTAGCCAGATGGCTTACCAGTTTCAGGCTGTTCATGAACTTGTCGGCAGCAGCTTCGTCACCTCTTACTTTAAATGAAAATACGCCACCGAAACCCCGTTTGAGGTATTTTTTAGCCAGATCATGATACGAACTGCTTTCCAGACCCGGGTAGTTCACGGATTCTACCTGATCGTGCTGTTCGAGCCACTGGGCCAATGCCAGCGCATTCTGCACCGTGCGATCCAACCGCAGCGAAAGCGTTTCCAGTCCTTGCAACAATAGAAACGAGTTGAACGGACTGATGGCCGGCCCCCAGTCACGCAACCCCTCGACACGGGCGCGGATAATAAACTGAATATTGCCGAACGGACCGCCTACACCAAACACATCGCTGAATACCAGTCCATGATAGCCTTCTGATGGTTCGCTGAACTGCGGGTATTTTCCATTTCCCCAGTTGTAATTGCCGCTGTCGATAATGACTCCGCCAATGCTGGTGCCATGCCCGCCAATCCACTTGGTAGCCGATTCGACCACCACGGCGGCCCCATGTTCGATGGGGCGGAAAAGATACCCACCGGCGCCAAATGTATTATCGACAATAAGCGGCAAATCGTGTTCTTTGGCCAGAGCCGCAAACGCATCGAAGTCAGGAATATTGAAACCCGGATTCCCGATTGTTTCCAGATAAATGGCTTTGGTGTTTTCGTCAATCAGTTTGGCAAACGATTCGGGTTTGTCGCCATCGGCGAATCGGGCTTCGATACCCAGCCGTTTAAACGACACTTTGAACTGGTTGTACGTTCCGCCGTACAAAAACGACGTTGTTATAAAGTTATCGCCCGCGCTCAGAATATTGCTCAGCGCAATGAACTGAGCCGCCTGCCCCGACGCCACCGCCAGAGCCGCCACGCCCCCTTCGAGAGCGGCCATGCGCTTCTCAAATACATCGGAGGTAGGGTTCATAATCCGGGTATAGATATTCCCGAATGCTTTCAGTGCGAACAGGTCGGCGCCGTGGGCCGAGTCGTTAAAAACAAAAGACGTAGTTTGGTAAATAGGCACCGCCCGGGCATTTGTCGTTGGATCGACCTCCTGACCCGCGTGTAGTTGAAGGGTATCGAAATGAAGTTCAGACATGGCTTAAAGAATAGTTTGGGGTTTGTAGACTATAGTTTTGTGTTCGCCGTACTACAGTTTGTTTATAGTTGCCTCCCGACAACGTCAAACCATACACATTAAACTAAAATTGACGCACGACAAACCCTCCCGGTTTTCGTGGTGGTAGGAGAAGACTGCTTAGTAAGCCCCCTGGGGCCATTCAGCCCGGGGCATACATTGCTTGTGGTAGAGCATGTGAGTTAACGATTTATAGTCCCTAAATAATTTTAGGCAGGAGTTAGCACCTTGCCATGTGGTAGGTTGCCAGCGGTTTACAGAGCCTGATCTCTCCCCGCTTCTTTATAAATCAATGCGCGTCGAAAGACATAGAGTTGACGCGTCGCAATTGACTTGATAGCGCAAGTATAACAGCCAAACGGCGCGATTCCAAACACCAGCCCGTTTTTCTATGCGATTGGCTCCTTCATTCAACGTCCTGCTGCCAGTTCGATGCTTCTGGCCGAAACGCGCAGAAACGACCTATAGATAATCTTTTTTAATGTGGCTTGACAATCTCCGCCTAATAACTCAATTCATTGTTTACTTTTGCACGCAAGACTCCTGCCGCATGAATCAGCCGAACCAGACGTATCGTTACAACCGTGAAAATGCCACCCGAGTGGCTGGCGTCACGTCCTTGAAAGATGCCATTGGGCAGTTATTAAAAGCCTATCAACTTCAAACCCGTTTCAACGAAACTTACCTCGAAGCCTTTTGGGGCCGCATGATGGGGCCATCCATTGCTTCCCGCACCAACCGGCTCTACGTACGCGACAAGAAGTTGTACATTGAAATTGCCTCGGCACCGCTCCGCAGCGAGCTTGTCAACGCCAAACAGAAGCTCATTCAGTTGGTCAACAAAGACATGGGAACCGACGTAATTGAAGACGTCGTATTCATCTGAGCAACTCACGTATTTATATAGTAAAAAAGGGCACTGCGTCGACGCAGTGCCCTTTTTCTTTGTATGGATGGCCAAAGTAGATCGGATAGTAACCGGGTGCTAGCCATGAAAGTGATGCGGAACCGCTAGTTTCTTTATCGAAACCAAAGTTTATGGGTGAATTGCTGAGTGGTGGTGAGCCGTTCCAGATTGAGCAGCACATACCCGTCAACAGAACTGTTCACCTCGATGACCCGGTCAACCAGACTTTCTACCTTCTCCTCAAACGTGGAGAGTACTCGCCCG contains:
- a CDS encoding GDSL-type esterase/lipase family protein — protein: MVWYEADIQEVERKLAATTPVANRVVFYGSSSIRLWSTLAQDFPQSNPLNLGFGGSTLAACAWFFERLIVPVAPQSLIFYAGDNDLGDGRHPEEVYLFFCAFAEKLSKLLPGVPLTYLSIKISLSRWNIAKEIQATNKLIRAELEKMPGSLYVDMTTPLLAADGRPRREFFENDGLHLSPAGYRVWKEALQQQARIS
- a CDS encoding homoserine O-acetyltransferase family protein; its protein translation is MDLNYFDYKYSFPLESGESLPGFRLAYTTRGTLNSDQSNVVWVCHALTGNADAGDWWGGMVGPGKYYDPENRFVICANVIGSCYGSTGPLSVNPSTGKPFHHDFPMITIRDMVAALDLLRQELNIDRINTCIGGSVGGEQALEWAIFQPGLIENMVIIATSAIASPWCIAFNEAQRMAIEADPTWAEQRDDAGLAGMKAARAMAMISYRNYDTYGFTQALDNNEQLDGYKSAGYQRYQGEKLAERFNAFTYWVLSKVMDSHNVGRNRGSILNALNQVKARTLVVGIRSDLLFPPSEQQFLARHIPNAIYEEIDSLYGHDGFLIEFRPLTGIIRKWMASAASADVVSATNSLRTSSQPVK
- a CDS encoding O-acetylhomoserine aminocarboxypropyltransferase/cysteine synthase family protein — protein: MSELHFDTLQLHAGQEVDPTTNARAVPIYQTTSFVFNDSAHGADLFALKAFGNIYTRIMNPTSDVFEKRMAALEGGVAALAVASGQAAQFIALSNILSAGDNFITTSFLYGGTYNQFKVSFKRLGIEARFADGDKPESFAKLIDENTKAIYLETIGNPGFNIPDFDAFAALAKEHDLPLIVDNTFGAGGYLFRPIEHGAAVVVESATKWIGGHGTSIGGVIIDSGNYNWGNGKYPQFSEPSEGYHGLVFSDVFGVGGPFGNIQFIIRARVEGLRDWGPAISPFNSFLLLQGLETLSLRLDRTVQNALALAQWLEQHDQVESVNYPGLESSSYHDLAKKYLKRGFGGVFSFKVRGDEAAADKFMNSLKLVSHLANVGDSKTLIIHPAATTHQQLSELEQASAGVAVGVLRISAGTEHIDDIKADFEQAFASIAEPVVA
- a CDS encoding DUF721 domain-containing protein codes for the protein MNQPNQTYRYNRENATRVAGVTSLKDAIGQLLKAYQLQTRFNETYLEAFWGRMMGPSIASRTNRLYVRDKKLYIEIASAPLRSELVNAKQKLIQLVNKDMGTDVIEDVVFI